A single Montipora foliosa isolate CH-2021 chromosome 7, ASM3666993v2, whole genome shotgun sequence DNA region contains:
- the LOC138010644 gene encoding uncharacterized protein has product MIHLTTIASAAFLLCFLRLLSFPNGTTAGFFSSSFSSQSDSRRPRDITSKEGLTGLYNSPVDSVEHVTRPLGGSGGSLGVKHSGVVVTTENGDRWLVHKGPGYGDSSDTVVTNAKHMSGDWKSGGSQPAQSGTKVADYVKAGGENYNLLFDNCHDGSKRMMDVGKENR; this is encoded by the exons ATGATTCATCTCACCACAATTGCAAGTGCGGCGTTTTTGCTGTGTTTCCTGCGTTTGTTGTCGTTCCCTAACGGAACCACCGCGGG TTTCTTCAGTTCTTCATTTAGCTCTCAGTCAGACAGCAGACGTCCTCGTGATATCACCTCTAAAGAGGGCCTTACCGGCTTGTACAATTCTCCTGTAGATTCTGTAgaacacgtgaccagacccctAGGGGGCTCGGGGGGCTCGTTAGGAGTAAAGCATTCTGGTGTCGTGGTAACAACTGAAAATGGCGACCGCTGGCTCGTGCATAAGGGCCCAGGATACGGAGATTCAA GCGACACGGTAGTCACAAATGCTAAGCACATGAGTGGAGACTGGAAATCAGGAGGCTCTCAGCCGGCGCAGTCTGGGACGAAAGTAGCTGATTATGTCAAGGCTGGCGGAGAAAACTACAACCTGTTGTTTGATAACTGTCATGACGGCTCTAAAAGGATGATGGATGTTGGGAAGGAAAATCGTTAA